The nucleotide sequence TTCACTGCAAACATAGTCAAAGTGAGGAGTACCACCACGGATAACTGTACCCAGAGAGATAATCGCGTCGAACTTACCTGTTTTTGCTACACGCTGAGCAACAAGTGGCAGTTCAACCGCTCCCGGACAACGAACAACAGTAATATTGTCGTCACTAATCTGCCCGTGACGCTTTAAAGTATCGATAGCACCAGATAGTAAACTTTCGTTGATAAAGCTATTAAAGCGAGAAATAACAATCGCAATCTTAGCATTCGGAGCCGGGAATCCACCCTCGATAACTTGCATAAAGCCTTCCTTTAACTATTTTCGTCAGTGAGAATCGCCGGATTCTAGCATAGATGTTCGTCACAAATCTAATTGTTTTTTGGAAGTCTTGGGGCCCTGGGCCCTGGGTTCGGGCTTCGCCCTGCTGGGCCCTGGGGAAAAACAAAAGGCGTACATCTATGCACGCCTTCCAAACTAAAAAAATGCTTTCCCCAGACCTAACAATGAACGAGGTAAACATCCCAGGGCCCAGGGCCTAAAAACCCAGGGCCCTTTATTCACAAATATATTCCGTAACTTCCAACCCAAACCCGCCAAGCGCATGATACTTCTTATCCGCTGAAGACAGCAGCTTCATTTTGCTTACGCCAAGGTCGGCCAGAATCTGTGAGCCCACACCTACGCGGCGTGATGTGCCCTGCTTTTTCGCAAGGGTCGGTGCGTCGCCTTTATCCTGCTGTTCAAACATCTTCACGCGGTGTACCAGAAGGTCTGTGGTTTCCTCATGACCAAGGATAACCAGAACACCACCCTCTTTATCGATACGCTTCATCGCTTTTTCCAGCGTCCAGCTGCGGTCAGCGTTGCGGTTTGAGCGCAGTACATCGGTAAACACATCCTGAAGATGAACACGAACCAGGCAAGGTTCATCTGTGATCTCACCTTTACGCAGTGCGTAGTGGATTTCGTTATCAATGGTGTCACGGTATGTCACCATATCGAAATCACCAAACTCGGTTGGCAGTTTGCACTCGGCAACGCGCTCGATAGTGGTTTCCGTGTTGTTACGGTACTCAATCAGATCCGCAATGGTACCCAGCTTAATGCCGTGTTTTTCAGCAAACACTTCCAGATCCGGGCGGCGGGCCATAGTGCCGTCTTCATTCAGGATCTCAACAATCACAGAAGCCGCTTCCAGACCTGCAAGGCGAGCAAGATCACAGCCCGCTTCCGTGTGACCGGCACGAGTCAGTACGCCACCGTCCTGAGCTGCCAGCGGGAAAATATGACCCGGCTGAACCAGATCTGCCGCTTTAGCATCTTTCGCAACCGCAGCCTGAACCGTTACTGCACGGTCTGCTGCAGAAATACCGGTTGTTACACCTTCCGCCGCTTCAATGGAAACGGTAAAGTTTGTGGTGTACTGAGCATTGTTATCCTGAACCATAGGTGGCAGGCCAAGCATTTCACAACGCTCTTTGGTCATGGTCAGACAGATAAGGCCACGACCATGCGTTGCCATAAAGTTAATAGACTCAGGCGTAACATGCTCTGCAGCCATAATAATATCGCCTTCGTTCTCACGATCCTCATCATCCATAAGGATCACCATCTTACCAAGGCGGATATCTTCGATTATCTCTTTCGATGTACTGATTGGCATTGTTCTTATTCCTTAGTCTTGCTTCAGAGTATTTCTGATAGCGGTTTATTACTTTTATTTTTTATTCGCTGAAGTTCCAGACAGGTGATGCCTGTTTTCCAACGGTCAAGCAAACCCGTTCTGCTGCAGAAACTCCATTGTAATTCTTGATTCTGGCTCTTTATCCTGAGAAGCGGTCAGCAACCTTTCCATATAACGTGCAAGCACATCCACCTCAAGGTTAACCTTTCTGCCCACGTTAAACTTATCAATGGTTGTCTCCTCAGAGGTATGAGGAACAATGGTCAGCTTAAAGGCATTCTTACGCAGGTCATTCACCGTCAGGCTGATACCATCAACAGTAATGGAACCCTTTTGAGCCACATAGCGGGAGATATCTTCCGGCATTTCCACCCAGAACTCCACCGCACGTCCAACCTGATTACGCTCAACAATAGTCCCCACACCATCAACATGGCCGGACACAATATGACCGCCAAACCGGGTTGTCGGCAACATGGCTTTCTCAAGGTTTACCTTATCTCCCACTGAATATTGGGCAAATCCGGTCTTTTTCAAGGTTTCCAGAGAGAGATCCGCGGTATAACTGCTTTCAGTAAAAGCCACCACAGTAAGACAGACACCGTTGGTAGCAATACTGTCGCCCAGCTTAACATCAGACATATCCAGCTTGCCCGACTCAACCGTAATCGAAATATCTTCTCCTCTCGGAGTAATCGCAGTCAGAGTACCAACTGCTTCTATAATTCCTGTAAACATATTCTACTCGTTTTCTCAGGGTACTTGTCGGTTCAAAGGTAGAGGGCTGGTATCAACAAGCAGACCTTCTTTGCCATGGATGGCAAAGTAGAGCTACATGGACGCTTTCTTTTAAAAAAAAGGCATGCGTGTCTGCTTGTTGATACTAGCCCTCTGCCTGCACCCACTATAATTTTGCTACAATCCGAATATCCGAACCAACCATACGAACATCCACAATATCCAGCTCAACAACCTGATCCATCTTCTCTAAACCTAGCAGATTAATCAGGCTGCGGGAGTCGGCTCCCATAATCTTTGGTGCCTGATAAAGGATCAGCTCATCCACCAGTTTCTGTTCAATCAGACTTCCCGCCAGCGTCGCACCAGCTTCAACCCAGATATGATTTATATTGTGCTCATTCGCAAGCTTGCTAAGCACCTGTTTCAGGTCAAGCTGACCAGCCACACTGGTTGCAACAGTAATATCGCTCTTTTCCGAGCTGGACACAGTAAGCACATCGCCACCAGACTGGTAAAGTGCCAGTTCTCTGTTTAACTGATGCTGCCTGTCCAGAATCACTCTGACAGGTTGTCGCAGCTCATCTTCAGGGTATTTGGCTTTCACTGAATCAGGCAACTCATTCCAGCGCACTGTCAGTGAGGCATTATCTTCAATCACAGTTTTGCTGGTAGAAAGCACAGCCCCGGCCTGAGCACGCAAACACTGCACATCTTTTCTCGCCTGAGAAGAGGTGATCCACTTACTTTCACCGTTACTCAGCGCCGTTTTACCATCCAGACTGGCTGCCAGCTTTAGCTGAACATAAGGCATTCCGGTACGCATTTTCTTCAGGAAGGCCGGATTTAACTGATTCGCTTCCTGCTCAAGCAGTCCCACCTCCACTTCAATACCGGCATCGCGCATCATATTAACGCCGCGTCCTGCCACCTGAGGATTTGGATCTTGCATAGCGCAGATAACCTTAGCCACTTTAGCCTTGATTAGCGCTTCAGCACAGGGAGGCGTTCTGCCGTAGTGAGAACACGGCTCCAGCGTCACATAAGCTGTCGCTCCTTGCGCATTTTCACCGGCAGCACGAAGTGCATGCACCTCTGCATGCGGTTCACCGGCACGGTAATGAAACCCCTCACCCACAATCTCACCGTCTTTTGCGATAACGCAGCCGACATTGGGATTGGGCGTGGTAGTATAGATGCCCCCCTTTGCCAGAGAAATGGCCCGGGACATCATCTGATAATCAGTAGAAGTGAATGTCATTAGTCTTCCAGCTTAGCTATCTCTTCGCCAAACTCACGGATATCTTCAAAACTGCGATAAACCGAAGCAAAACGGATATAAGCAACCTTATCCAGCTCTTTAAGCTGATCCATAACCAGGTTACCAATCATCTCACTTGGTACTTCGCGCTCACCCGTTGCTCTTAGCTTAGACTTAATATTGCTGATCGCCAGCTCAATGGAATCGGCACTGACCGGACGCTTTTCCAGAGCCCGCTGAATACCGCCAACCATCTTATCTTCATTGAAAGGTTCACGGTTTCCGTTAGATTTAATCACCTTTGGCATCACAAGTTCTGCGGTTTCAAAGGTAGTAAAGCGTTCATGACAAGCCAGACACTGACGACGGCGACGAACCTGATGGCCATCAGCGACAAGGCGGGAATCGATAACTTTAGTATCGTTTTCTGAACAAAATGGACAATGCATATCACCTCCGAGGGAATTAATTGCCCGAATAATAATAATTCGTTTGAGGAGCTATAAACGGTAACAGTGTAACGGAAATGCAGGTAAATAAAAGGGCTCCATTGCGGAACCCTTTAGACTTCAAACTTTCTTTAGCTTCGCGGCAGATAATTTGCCTTACCCACCCACTTATAACTGGTGAGCTCTTCAAGCCCCATCGGGCCACGGGCATGAAGTTTCTGAGTAGAAACCGCCACTTCCGCACCAAGACCAAACTGAGCACCGTCAGTGAAGCGGGTAGAAGCATTAACATAAACCGCTGCAGAACCCGCCGTGTTGATAAACAGCTCTGCATTTTCAAGGCTGTCAGTCATAATTGCATCCGAGTGGCTGGCGTTGTGAACACGCATATGCTCGATAGCTTCACTGATATCAGAAACCACTTTAACGCCCAGAGTGTAGCTCAGCCATTCTGTATCAAAGTCACCTTCCTGCGCATCGCGGATCTCAGCCGCGTTAGCCAGCTCAGCTTTTGCTTTTGATTCTGCAACAAAGGTTACTTTGCCGTTCAGTTTTTCTGCAAGCTTTGGCAGAAATTCTGCAGCCACCTTTTCATGCACCAGAAGCGTATCCAGCGAGTTACATGCTGACGGGCGCTGAACCTTTGAGTTTTCAACCACGTCAATGGACTTGTCCAGATTAGCACTTTCATCCACAAAGATATGACTGATACCAAAACCGCCGATGATCACAGGAATATTGCTGTTCTCTTTACACATTTTGTGCAGACCGGCACCGCCACGAGGGATGATCATATCCACATACTCATCCAGCTTAAGCAGCTGAGAAACCAGCTCACGGTCCGGCTTTTCAATGTACTGAACAGAGGCTGCAGGAAGCTCGGCTTTTTCCAGCGCAGACTGAATCACCTTCACCAGCTCCATATTAGAGAAGAAGGTCTCTTTACCGCCACGCAGAATGCTTGCGTTACCGGTTTTCAGGCAAAGAGCAGCAATATCAATAGTTACGTTCGGGCGTGCTTCGTAAATAACACCAACAACACCTAAAGGAACACGGCGGCGGGACAGAGACATGCCGTTTTCCAGCACCTTGCTGTCGATTTCACTGCCCACTGGATCGTTCAGGCTGATCACGTTACGAACATCATTCGCAATACCGCTTAAACGATCTTTATTCAGTAGCAGACGGTCCAGCAGCGCTTCTGACAGCCCTGCTTCACGGCCTTTTTCAATATCCTTCGCATTTGCTGCAAGGATAGTTTCCGCATTCGCTTCCAGCTCATCGGCGATAATCTGCAGCGCACGGTTTTTCTGAGCAGTAGATGCTGTTGCCAGATGGAAAGCAGCCTCTTTTGCTGCCAGTCCCATTTTGATGAGTTCCATATCGATTCCTTATTCCTGTATTACTACCAGATCATCACGGTGTATCACCTCTGAGCCGTATTCATAGCCCAGAATAGCGCAAATATCTTTACTGTGTTTACCTATAATCCTGGTTAAATCTTCACTGGAGTAGCTGGATATACCTTTGGCAATCAGCTCCCCTTTTGTTGTTGTAATTCTGGCGACTTCACCACGGGCAAAGGCTCCTGTCACTTGCGTAACGCCTTTTGCCAGCAGGCTGCTTCCCCGCTCAATCACCGCTTTTACTGCACCGTCATCAATAATGATATCGCCTGAAGCTGATGGCCCGGCCAGAATCCAGCGTTTGCGGTTTTCCAGTGCTTCCGGTAGCGGTAAGAAACGGGTGCCGTGTGGCTGCTCAGCCAGAGCTTCTGTAATCACATTTTCTGCACTGCCCGCAGCAATAATCACTTCAATCCCGGCTCTTCTGGCAATATCAGCGGCCTGAAGCTTAGTTGCCATACCGCCGGTGCCAAGCGTAGTGCCACTGCCGCCGGCAATCTTACGTAAAGTCTCATCAATGGTTGTGACTTCACGGATAAGTTCGGCATCAGGGTTATTGCGGGGATCGGCGGTGAACAGTCCTGGTTGGTCAGTCAGCAGCAGCAGTTTATCCGCACCACACAGAATACCAACCAGGGCAGAGAGGTTATCATTGTCCCCGACTTTGATTTCTGAAGTCGCAACCGCATCGTTCTCATTTACGATTGGAATGATGCCGTTATCAATCAGGGTGTTGATTGTGTCTCTGGCGTTCAGGAAGCGCTCTCTGTCTTCCAGATCGGCACGGGTAAGCAGCATCTGACCAATTTTCAGGCCGTAGATAGCAAAAAGCGACTCCCATGCCTGAATCAGCTGGCTCTGACCTACGGCCGCCAGTAGCTGCTTGCTTGCCATAGTATTGGGGAGTGCGGGGTAATCCAGATGCTCACGACCGGCCGCAATTGCACCGGAAGAAACCATTACAACAGAATGGCCTTGCTTAATCAGATTTGCACACTGCCGGACCAGCTCAACCATATGAGCTCTGTCCAGGGCCGATGTGCCGCCCGTCAGAACGCTTGTACCAAGCTTCACGACCACAGTTTTTGGTTGTGTCACTTTCCCACCTTTACTATTACAATCACACGCAAAGATGATGTTTTAACAATCAAACGGCAATTAAACAAGCAGAAAAGGCGCTAAAGAGCGCCTTTTTTATCAATTAAACTCAAGTCGCGTGAATTACCCGGCTTCAACAACAAATTCCAGTGAAAACCTGTCGTGAAGAACCTTGGAAAGTTTCTTTACAAACTCTTCCCGGGTTCGCTCTACTTCTGCAACCGCAGTATCCGGGACAGGCTCTTCTACCCAGTCACCTTCCTGGTTATAAAGACCACGCTTAAAAACAGCCTTGAACGCAGAACTGCTGCTCTCCAGCATCATCCACCATCCCCAAAACTCTCTCTCTTCGGGCGATTTTTTATCATCAACGCAAACAGACAAGCAATCAAACAGGTAACTCCCCTCAACAGAATCCGGGTCTCGCAAATAGGGCCCGATAGCGCGGAAAGCTGAAAGTAGCCTGTGATGAGTCGGACTAGCCACCATTTCAGTCATATCAGTGAATCTCCATTTCAAATTTCACTTTATAATTTTCGAATTTACATTCTTTTAACGCATATCATCCCTATGCTTAACTAAAATGGAGCAAAAGTCATCAAGTTAATTCATCTTCAAGCCATTTTATCGCTAAATCAAGAGATTGCTCATACCCATATGAAATCGATTTCGATGAAATCTGTTTCGCTTTACCACCATGACTGAACATGGCCACCAGCTTGTTGTCGGAATAGGAGGATAGCGGGTCTCCCTCAAGCGCCACCGCTAAAATAGGCACCTTTGTCATCCGGGAAGAGAGAAAGCCCTGAACTTTTAAGGACCATGCTGACATCTGAGTAGCAAAGCTGTTTAAGTCCACCGCTTTTTTGCCCAGTCTGGAGACAAGCACATCAAGATACATCTTCGACATCCGCTTTACGCTCTCCGATGTTGCAAATGCATCATGGATCGGAGCCCCTAAAGCCACGCATGCCTTAATTTTATCCTGCTCAAGGAAAGAGAGACGAACCATGGCATTGCCACCAAAGCGGTAACCAACCAGGCCCACATTAAAGTGATCCACCCAGGGCAGTTTTGGCAGTTCATTGAGAACGGCCTGATGCAGACAGCTTGAATCTTCTGTGAGCTGCCAGCTTGCGTTGGTTCCGATAGAGGGCATATCAATGGTCATCATGGCAATCTCTTTTGGTGCCAGATAATCTCTGAAAATTCGGTACATATCCGTTTGCAGGCTATCAAGCCCGGTTGCCAGCAAAACCACAGGTAAAGGTCTGTTGGTATGAGGCAGGTGCAGTATGGCCTGGATTTTCTTTCCTTTATAGGGAATATCCACCTTCTTGGTAACGTACTTACTGCTCTTCATCGCCTCATCATAAGCCGTGCTTGCCAGGCTCTGCGCCTGTAGCGCAAGATTATCACCTCTGATATGCGGGTAACCGGCAAGACTAAAACAGAGACCGGCGGTATGGAACTCTTTTGATGCATCCTCACCGGACAACGAGGCCGCTTTTTTCTGGTGCTCCATCCCAAGAGCCGTCCACTCATAAGCCCAGTTTCCCGGCCGGTAACCCATTACCGTATCCAGCCACTCATCTTCCGTTCTGGAATTTCCCGAACAGGCAATTTTAGCGAACACACTTTCCTGCTCAATGGGATCGACGCCCTGCCAGATCCACTGATATCTGCGCAGGTTCCGGTACCATTTATAGCCTTCAACATGTTTTTTCTCTTCCAGCAATTTAACACTGCTGGGCATATAGTTTGTAAGACCCGAGGTCTCTTTAGCCTGAACATGTTTCTTAAACAGGGTTTCGGATAGGTTTTTTTGTTCTTTTGACATAGGCACAACTGAATTACGGCTTAAGTTTATATAGATGATATAAAAAAAAATGGCCCTGAAAAGGGCCATTAATCAATCAAAGTCAATAAATTGAACAATTACTGCTTTTTGCTGATTGGATCAACGTAAGCAATTTCCATATCCCATGGCTGTTCAATCCATGTGTCCTGAGCGATATCAACGATATATTCGTCAACCAGATCCGCACCGGCAGGTTTTGCACATACAGTAACAAACTTAGCTTTCGGGTACATTTTACGGATCATACGAGCAGTATCACCGCTGTCTACAAGGTCATCTACAATCAGGAAACCTTCACCATCACCTTCAGGTGCTTTAAGCACACTCATGTCACGCTGATGGTCATGATCGTAGCTTGAGATACATACCGTATCTACGTAGCGGATACCAAGCTCACGAGCTAAGATTCCGGCAGGAACCAAGCCGCCGCGGCTTACACCGATAATCCCTTTCCATTGCTCTGCTGGCAGTTGCTTCTCTGCAAGCTGACGACAATACATCTGCATATTGTCCCAAGTGATGATGAATTTTTTAGTCATAATTATAGTAACCTGTTTCGGTTCGAATTAGTGACCGGCAAATTAAGCCAGTGCAAACTTAAGAATAAAGATAGCAGCCAGAACCCAAACACTGATAGGCACTTCACGACCTTTACCCGCTGCCAGCTTAATTACTGCGAAAGAGATAAAGCCAAGAGCAATACCTTCAGCAATAGAGTAAGTCAGAGGCATCAGAAGACACACAACCACTACCGGAGCCGCTTCTGTCAGGTCACGCCAGTCGATCGATACCAGGCCAGACATCATAAGAATCGCAACATAGAATAGTGCACCAGATGTCGCATATGCCGGGATCATACCTGCTAGAGGCGAGAAGAATAATGCAAGTAAGAACAAAATGCCAACAACAACTGCAGTTAATCCGGTACGGCCGCCAGCAGCAACACCAGAAACACTTTCAATATAAGAAGTTGTGCTCGAAGTACCCAGAAGTGCACCAACAGAAGTTGCTGTTGAGTCAGCAAGAAGAGCACGGTTCAGGCGAGGAATCTTACCGTCTTCTTTAATAAGGTCAGCTTTAGTGGCAACACCAACCAGAGTACCCGCAGTATCAAACAGGTCAACGAACAGGAAGGCAAACACAACTGAAATCATGCCCACTTCAAATACACCAGCAAAATCAAGCTGCATAAATGTAGGTGCAATGCTTGGCGGTGTTGACATAATGCCAGAGTACTGGATGTCACCAAAAATTACGCCCAGAGCCGTTACTGCTAGGATCGCAATCATAACAGCCGCTTTAAAGCCACGGTGTACAAGAGCGATCGTCAGGAAGAAGCCAACTGCTGCAAGAATCGCATTAAGAGAAGTGATGTCACCAAGAGAAACCAGTGTCGCAGGGTTATCACCAACAATACCGGCACCCTGAAGTGCGATAAACGCCAGGAACAGACCGATACCGGCAGAGATACCAGTACGCAGAGACAGTGGAATCGCATTGATGATCCACTCGCGGATCTTAAATACGCTAAGAAGGATAAACAGCACACCAGAAACAAACACGGCAGCCAGAGCAACCTGCCAGGTGTGACCCATGCCCAGTACAACAGAGTAAGTAAAGAATGCGTTCAGACCCATACCCGGAGCCTGTGCAATAGGATAGTTTGCAATAAGACCCATTACAAAACAGCCGATAGCTGCTGCAAGACAGGTAGCAACAAAAACAGCGCCTTTATCCATGCCTGTAGCAGACAAGATTGCAGGGTTTACAAAAATGATGTAAGCCATTGTCAAAAAGGTTGTTACACCTGCAATCACCTCTGTGCGAACATCAGTGTTGTTCTCACTCAGCTTGAATAGTTTCTCCAACATAATAGTCAGGTTCCTGTAAAGAAATATTTAGGTTTAAAGAAAACGATTGCGTAATCGATTGGCGCGAATTATAAAGTTATCAAATTCCAATTTCCACCAGAAATTAGAAGCACATCAATATTTCTAAAGAACTAATTAGTTCAACTTATACTTAAATCGTAATAAGAGATTAAAATTTACTTGAAATACAAGCAATTACACAGAAAACAACTCTCGTTCATTAGTGAGCGCTTTTCACCCATGTTATAAACTTTCAGTCAATAAAGTATAAATTGCGGTAACTTTTAAATAGAAAAAGAAACGATTTTTTCTATTTTCTAACTTTTCCCGGCCAAACCAGAAATATGTAATGGATTACATTGCGGAAATAAAAAAACGCCACCTAATCAGGGTGGCGCTAGAATAAGTTCAATCTAAGAGATTGTAATAAAATTCCAAATCAAATGGGGTGAACGTGAAGTTCAATTACATAATCTTGGCTCTGTTAGTAGCCAAAGTATGTCGGGTAGTGAAAATTCCGGGTAAGATTCAACTCTTTAGACCAAAACTTTCCTGAAACTAAGCTTTTCATATTTATCACCTTTTTAAACCAATTAAACACTTCTAGTTTGATTTCTCAGTTCCCTGGAGGCGATATACGGACTCTTCCTTTGAGCATTTTCTCTTCATTGCTGAAGTTGAGGTAACTATAGCACCATGAAATAAAATTACAATAGCAATGGTGATGAAAGTCACATTATTTATCATTTATTCATAATTCTGTAATTTAGTTACAACTCGTAAGCACACTTTGTCCGCCTGCAAGTGCTGTTAGCCTTCTGTCTCAGAGCTGTCAGTGATATGATTCGACATCTTTGGCTTTATACCCAAGCAATCTAGAGAAGAATCATTCAGATTACTTGGGTATAACGATAAAAAACATTCAAAATCTTAGGTATGTCTATTTAGATATTCTGGTCTGGAGACATTTTAAGGAGTTACCTGTGACTAAACCTCATTCAGAAATCAGCAATCTTGCTCCACAGTCACTGTGGCAGTTTTTCGACAAGATCTGCTCCATCCCGCATCCATCAAAGCACGAAGAAGCACTGGCTCAGTACATTGTTTCATGGGCAGAAGAAAAAGGACTGGATGTTCGCCGAGATCCTACAGGTAACGTTTTTATCAAGAAACCGGCAACAAAAGGCATGGAGAACCGCAAAGGCGTTGTTCTTCAGGCGCATATTGATATGGTGCCTCAGAAAAATGAAGACACTTCTCATGACTTTCTGACTGATCCTATCCTTCCGTATATTGACGGTGAGTGGGTAACCGCTAAGGGCACGACGCTAGGTGCAGATAACGGTATTGGCATGGCGTCTTGTCTTGCGGTACTTGACGCTGTCGATATCCAGCACGGCCCGCTTGAAGTGTTGCTGACCGTTGATGAAGAAGCAGGTATGACAGGCGCATTTGGTCTTGAAGCCGGCTGGCTTGAAGGCGATATCCTGCTAAACACTGACTCAGAGCAGGAAGGCGAAGTTTACATGGGCTGTGCAGGCGGCATCGACGCCTCTCTGACTTTTGATATCAGCCGCAAGCCTCTTCCGGCAGGCTATGTTACCCGCCAGTTGACTTTGAAAGGTCTGAAAGGCGGCCACTCAGGTTGTGATATCCACACAGGCCGTGGCAACGCAAACAAACTGCTGGCACGCTTCCTTGCCGGTCACGCTGAAGAGCTGGAACTAAAGCTGGTTGATTTCCGTGGCGGCAGCCTTCGCAACGCCATTCCACGTGAAGCTTTTGCCACCGTTGCCGTTCCTCTGATCAACGAAGGCCGCCTGAACGATCTATTCACTAAGTTTACTCAGATCCTGAGCAAAGAACTGGGTAAAGTGGAAACCGACATTCTTTCTCTGTACGAGATCGTAGAAGATGCAAAAGACGCCTTCAGAGCCAAAGATCAAAGACGCTTTATTGCCGCACTGAACGCCTGTCCAAACGGTGTTATCCGTATGAGCGATGAAATCCAGGGTGTGGTTGAAACCTCTCTGAACGTTGGCGTTATCAGCACAGAAGAAGATAAAGTAACCATACTTTGCCTGATCCGCTCTCTGATTGACTCTGGCCGCTCTCAGGTACAGGGCATGCTTAGCTCAGTTGCTGAACTGGCTAACGCTTCAATCTCATTCACTGAAGGCTACCCTGGCTGGAAGCCGGATGCAGACTCTGAAATCATGGCAACCTTCAGAGATGTATTCGAAGAAATGTACGGCAACAAACCAAACATCATGGTAATCCACGCCGG is from Vibrio sp. JC009 and encodes:
- the crl gene encoding sigma factor-binding protein Crl, which produces MTEMVASPTHHRLLSAFRAIGPYLRDPDSVEGSYLFDCLSVCVDDKKSPEEREFWGWWMMLESSSSAFKAVFKRGLYNQEGDWVEEPVPDTAVAEVERTREEFVKKLSKVLHDRFSLEFVVEAG
- the ribE gene encoding 6,7-dimethyl-8-ribityllumazine synthase yields the protein MQVIEGGFPAPNAKIAIVISRFNSFINESLLSGAIDTLKRHGQISDDNITVVRCPGAVELPLVAQRVAKTGKFDAIISLGTVIRGGTPHFDYVCSECNKGLAQVSLEYSLPVAFGVLTVDTIDQAIERAGTKAGNKGTEAALSALEMINVLSEIDS
- the ribD gene encoding bifunctional diaminohydroxyphosphoribosylaminopyrimidine deaminase/5-amino-6-(5-phosphoribosylamino)uracil reductase RibD → MTFTSTDYQMMSRAISLAKGGIYTTTPNPNVGCVIAKDGEIVGEGFHYRAGEPHAEVHALRAAGENAQGATAYVTLEPCSHYGRTPPCAEALIKAKVAKVICAMQDPNPQVAGRGVNMMRDAGIEVEVGLLEQEANQLNPAFLKKMRTGMPYVQLKLAASLDGKTALSNGESKWITSSQARKDVQCLRAQAGAVLSTSKTVIEDNASLTVRWNELPDSVKAKYPEDELRQPVRVILDRQHQLNRELALYQSGGDVLTVSSSEKSDITVATSVAGQLDLKQVLSKLANEHNINHIWVEAGATLAGSLIEQKLVDELILYQAPKIMGADSRSLINLLGLEKMDQVVELDIVDVRMVGSDIRIVAKL
- a CDS encoding glutamate-5-semialdehyde dehydrogenase, which gives rise to MELIKMGLAAKEAAFHLATASTAQKNRALQIIADELEANAETILAANAKDIEKGREAGLSEALLDRLLLNKDRLSGIANDVRNVISLNDPVGSEIDSKVLENGMSLSRRRVPLGVVGVIYEARPNVTIDIAALCLKTGNASILRGGKETFFSNMELVKVIQSALEKAELPAASVQYIEKPDRELVSQLLKLDEYVDMIIPRGGAGLHKMCKENSNIPVIIGGFGISHIFVDESANLDKSIDVVENSKVQRPSACNSLDTLLVHEKVAAEFLPKLAEKLNGKVTFVAESKAKAELANAAEIRDAQEGDFDTEWLSYTLGVKVVSDISEAIEHMRVHNASHSDAIMTDSLENAELFINTAGSAAVYVNASTRFTDGAQFGLGAEVAVSTQKLHARGPMGLEELTSYKWVGKANYLPRS
- the frsA gene encoding esterase FrsA — its product is MSKEQKNLSETLFKKHVQAKETSGLTNYMPSSVKLLEEKKHVEGYKWYRNLRRYQWIWQGVDPIEQESVFAKIACSGNSRTEDEWLDTVMGYRPGNWAYEWTALGMEHQKKAASLSGEDASKEFHTAGLCFSLAGYPHIRGDNLALQAQSLASTAYDEAMKSSKYVTKKVDIPYKGKKIQAILHLPHTNRPLPVVLLATGLDSLQTDMYRIFRDYLAPKEIAMMTIDMPSIGTNASWQLTEDSSCLHQAVLNELPKLPWVDHFNVGLVGYRFGGNAMVRLSFLEQDKIKACVALGAPIHDAFATSESVKRMSKMYLDVLVSRLGKKAVDLNSFATQMSAWSLKVQGFLSSRMTKVPILAVALEGDPLSSYSDNKLVAMFSHGGKAKQISSKSISYGYEQSLDLAIKWLEDELT
- a CDS encoding riboflavin synthase, translated to MFTGIIEAVGTLTAITPRGEDISITVESGKLDMSDVKLGDSIATNGVCLTVVAFTESSYTADLSLETLKKTGFAQYSVGDKVNLEKAMLPTTRFGGHIVSGHVDGVGTIVERNQVGRAVEFWVEMPEDISRYVAQKGSITVDGISLTVNDLRKNAFKLTIVPHTSEETTIDKFNVGRKVNLEVDVLARYMERLLTASQDKEPESRITMEFLQQNGFA
- the nrdR gene encoding transcriptional regulator NrdR, whose translation is MHCPFCSENDTKVIDSRLVADGHQVRRRRQCLACHERFTTFETAELVMPKVIKSNGNREPFNEDKMVGGIQRALEKRPVSADSIELAISNIKSKLRATGEREVPSEMIGNLVMDQLKELDKVAYIRFASVYRSFEDIREFGEEIAKLED
- the ribBA gene encoding bifunctional 3,4-dihydroxy-2-butanone-4-phosphate synthase/GTP cyclohydrolase II, with translation MPISTSKEIIEDIRLGKMVILMDDEDRENEGDIIMAAEHVTPESINFMATHGRGLICLTMTKERCEMLGLPPMVQDNNAQYTTNFTVSIEAAEGVTTGISAADRAVTVQAAVAKDAKAADLVQPGHIFPLAAQDGGVLTRAGHTEAGCDLARLAGLEAASVIVEILNEDGTMARRPDLEVFAEKHGIKLGTIADLIEYRNNTETTIERVAECKLPTEFGDFDMVTYRDTIDNEIHYALRKGEITDEPCLVRVHLQDVFTDVLRSNRNADRSWTLEKAMKRIDKEGGVLVILGHEETTDLLVHRVKMFEQQDKGDAPTLAKKQGTSRRVGVGSQILADLGVSKMKLLSSADKKYHALGGFGLEVTEYICE
- the proB gene encoding glutamate 5-kinase, with the translated sequence MFACDCNSKGGKVTQPKTVVVKLGTSVLTGGTSALDRAHMVELVRQCANLIKQGHSVVMVSSGAIAAGREHLDYPALPNTMASKQLLAAVGQSQLIQAWESLFAIYGLKIGQMLLTRADLEDRERFLNARDTINTLIDNGIIPIVNENDAVATSEIKVGDNDNLSALVGILCGADKLLLLTDQPGLFTADPRNNPDAELIREVTTIDETLRKIAGGSGTTLGTGGMATKLQAADIARRAGIEVIIAAGSAENVITEALAEQPHGTRFLPLPEALENRKRWILAGPSASGDIIIDDGAVKAVIERGSSLLAKGVTQVTGAFARGEVARITTTKGELIAKGISSYSSEDLTRIIGKHSKDICAILGYEYGSEVIHRDDLVVIQE